The Acidobacteriota bacterium genome includes a region encoding these proteins:
- a CDS encoding carboxypeptidase-like regulatory domain-containing protein, with amino-acid sequence MEKLRRLGVALVVLIACVLCLSDGITRAEETLTVQGRVTDRDGQPIAEASVELRPIRSSLARLSSTDDRDDAAARTRSDEGGWFRLEAPAPGMWGVEIHAAGFVSREALLQPLVEPINLPDVRLRQERALSVLIVDDGGTAVPSARVIAHPERSRFGGSLWRRPLRECTTDDSGRCRLPRDTHERINLSASDDSGRYAELESVSGASARIVVPTGKAVTVAGRTAEGQPRPGMVASVGSWAHPMGVTDEDGQLSLNVPNASELSVTLVDDAGRTVSKTIQGGKEFDKVVTLAFPEASRATGRLIASDSRRGVGGAIVWDSRNPSLYTVADGNGSFAVDCSIGDRLNLRGGAPGYLPSRSADLTVGALGQQPPTLVLQPAAAIEGNVTNADGDAVAGAEITLEEKHVGGSFRIEIGGPEVKARTKTREDGSYRLSPIDPERRWQIDVAAEGYAPLRHGLGTLRPRKTTPSVDITLEPGATVIGRLVDTDGIPLDAGSVSLAKATRGGGGPMMVMEPGDGKTAAESESDLEGSFQLTGIPTGKFDLKASRPGFASRDLPGLEVLETGEQIDVGDFILEPGETIQGRVIDSDGVAVEGATIAVGGGGMRMMIGGPGDFEEQEPDAITDVNGWFSAEDLNPKSSPALTVSRAGFITHSSGSNPLPQVEPLEITLEPSSDIGGKIVDDNDEAIPGATVNLSRTRTMQMGGNTMMMQMMMDTTTDSAGEFLFENEEPGTVSISSSSAGFQEAKRDNLEVPKGEDLLDIKLTLTPGAILQGKVMTPDGRPAIGAEVKKVGSDDERRFMPGNPVDGSGSYRLEGLTSGTISVEATSPDYPRVVRDIQLEDGLNTLDLEFQGGQGVRGEVIDDSGKPIPDASVRLATLGSFWGGPETLSDGSGRFELPGVQSGEYRLFVSAEGYAPEPGGQTIVVEEQPIDGIQVVLDAGALIEGRIVGVAEADLPRVSVRAEGTGFGGFGGNAVDYEGRFRLEHLAPGTYDVVAKLSQSGRQARERVVLEPGQPSAQVELVFGGGLTLSGQALQSDVPIRNASIYVSSQGTNTDGDGPTDAEGRFSIDGLEAGVYRVQLQDFRSGLSYSEEVEVTSNREITLNVPSGEIVGRVTDGGDRRALAGVTVTLEAPDDAGRSPFASHTATSDIDGKFRVLDVGDGNWTLHARKKGYSAQQQQVQVQSGRGPENLRLTMDPTEGMTLETRLPNGRPPAEVDVAVMTPSGVALVRDTLATGENGRVRLTTVPPGEWDALVQAGGSATTRVRAQSSGATTAVSLQPACELEVVIPELGPGGAPATMTITDSRGQPYRALGWGAQPRSEWTLYSGRGRLRQLPPGSWTVQVRSGDSSWQGQATTTPGQPTTLTLE; translated from the coding sequence ATGGAAAAGCTCCGGCGGCTCGGCGTCGCACTCGTCGTGCTCATCGCGTGCGTTCTCTGCCTGTCCGATGGCATCACCCGGGCCGAGGAGACCCTCACCGTCCAGGGCCGGGTCACCGACCGCGATGGCCAACCCATCGCCGAGGCTTCGGTCGAACTCCGACCGATCCGCTCGAGCCTGGCCCGCCTCTCGTCCACCGATGACCGCGACGACGCGGCCGCGCGAACACGAAGCGATGAGGGCGGCTGGTTCCGTCTCGAGGCTCCGGCACCGGGGATGTGGGGCGTCGAGATCCACGCAGCCGGTTTTGTCAGCCGTGAAGCCCTGCTTCAGCCACTGGTCGAACCGATCAACCTTCCCGACGTGCGTCTTCGCCAGGAGCGTGCGCTGTCGGTCCTGATCGTCGATGACGGCGGCACCGCGGTCCCCTCGGCGCGGGTCATCGCCCACCCGGAACGATCGCGGTTTGGCGGGAGTCTCTGGAGACGACCTCTCAGGGAGTGCACGACCGACGACAGCGGTCGTTGTCGTCTTCCCCGCGACACTCACGAACGAATCAATCTCTCGGCGTCCGACGACTCGGGTCGCTACGCCGAGTTGGAGAGTGTGAGCGGTGCCTCCGCACGGATCGTCGTGCCGACGGGCAAGGCGGTCACCGTCGCCGGACGTACGGCCGAGGGGCAACCACGTCCGGGTATGGTGGCGTCCGTGGGCAGCTGGGCGCATCCGATGGGCGTCACCGATGAAGACGGGCAGCTGTCACTTAACGTGCCCAACGCATCCGAACTGTCCGTCACGCTGGTCGACGATGCCGGCCGGACGGTCTCGAAGACGATCCAGGGCGGCAAGGAGTTCGATAAGGTTGTGACTCTGGCCTTCCCGGAAGCCTCCCGTGCGACCGGTCGGCTCATCGCGTCGGACTCGCGACGGGGTGTCGGCGGGGCCATCGTCTGGGACTCACGAAACCCGAGCCTGTACACCGTCGCCGACGGAAACGGCTCGTTTGCCGTGGACTGTTCGATCGGAGACCGCCTCAACCTCCGTGGCGGCGCGCCGGGCTACCTCCCCTCTCGATCTGCGGACCTGACCGTCGGCGCGTTGGGCCAGCAGCCGCCGACGCTTGTCCTGCAACCGGCAGCTGCCATCGAGGGCAACGTGACAAACGCCGACGGCGACGCCGTTGCCGGCGCAGAGATAACCCTGGAAGAAAAGCACGTCGGGGGTTCGTTCCGGATAGAGATCGGTGGGCCGGAGGTCAAGGCCCGAACGAAGACCCGTGAAGACGGCAGCTACCGATTGAGTCCGATCGATCCGGAACGACGCTGGCAGATCGATGTCGCCGCCGAGGGCTACGCGCCGCTCCGCCACGGGTTGGGAACCCTTCGTCCACGGAAGACCACCCCGTCGGTCGACATCACACTCGAGCCCGGCGCGACCGTGATCGGCCGTCTCGTGGACACGGACGGTATCCCGCTGGATGCCGGAAGCGTCTCCCTGGCGAAGGCCACCCGCGGTGGCGGCGGACCGATGATGGTGATGGAGCCCGGTGACGGGAAGACCGCGGCGGAATCCGAATCGGACCTCGAGGGATCGTTCCAGTTGACCGGGATCCCCACGGGGAAGTTTGACCTCAAGGCATCGCGACCCGGTTTTGCCTCGCGAGACCTCCCCGGACTGGAGGTTCTCGAAACCGGCGAACAGATCGATGTCGGCGACTTCATCCTCGAACCCGGCGAGACGATCCAGGGTCGGGTGATCGACTCCGACGGTGTCGCCGTCGAGGGGGCCACGATCGCGGTCGGAGGTGGCGGGATGCGGATGATGATCGGCGGCCCCGGTGACTTCGAAGAACAGGAACCCGATGCCATCACCGACGTCAACGGCTGGTTTTCGGCGGAGGACCTGAACCCGAAGTCCAGCCCCGCGCTAACGGTCTCGCGGGCCGGGTTCATCACCCATTCGAGCGGCAGCAACCCGCTTCCACAGGTCGAGCCCCTGGAGATCACTCTGGAGCCTTCATCGGATATCGGCGGGAAGATCGTCGATGACAACGACGAGGCGATCCCCGGCGCAACGGTCAATCTGTCGCGAACGAGAACGATGCAGATGGGTGGCAACACCATGATGATGCAGATGATGATGGACACGACCACCGATTCAGCCGGTGAGTTCCTGTTCGAGAACGAAGAGCCGGGCACCGTCTCGATCTCGTCTTCGTCCGCGGGTTTTCAGGAGGCCAAGCGAGACAACCTCGAAGTCCCCAAGGGTGAGGACCTGCTCGACATCAAGTTGACCCTGACGCCCGGGGCCATCCTCCAGGGCAAGGTCATGACACCCGACGGCCGACCGGCAATCGGAGCAGAGGTCAAGAAGGTCGGCAGCGACGACGAGCGTCGCTTCATGCCGGGGAATCCCGTCGATGGAAGTGGAAGTTACCGTCTCGAGGGTCTGACATCCGGCACGATCTCCGTCGAGGCCACAAGCCCCGACTATCCACGAGTCGTCCGTGACATCCAGCTGGAAGACGGTCTCAACACGCTGGACCTCGAGTTTCAGGGTGGGCAGGGCGTCCGCGGCGAGGTCATCGACGACAGTGGCAAGCCGATCCCCGACGCGTCCGTTCGTCTTGCGACACTCGGGAGCTTCTGGGGCGGCCCCGAGACGTTGAGCGACGGCTCCGGTCGATTCGAACTGCCGGGCGTTCAGTCCGGCGAATACCGTTTGTTCGTCAGCGCCGAAGGTTATGCACCGGAGCCCGGCGGGCAGACAATCGTGGTCGAAGAGCAACCGATCGACGGCATTCAGGTTGTGTTGGATGCCGGCGCTCTCATCGAGGGGCGGATCGTCGGTGTCGCCGAAGCGGACCTACCACGGGTCTCTGTCCGGGCGGAGGGAACCGGCTTCGGCGGTTTCGGTGGCAACGCCGTTGACTACGAGGGTCGGTTTCGCCTGGAGCATCTTGCTCCGGGGACCTACGACGTCGTCGCCAAGCTCTCTCAGAGCGGGCGCCAGGCGCGCGAGCGGGTTGTGCTCGAACCGGGACAACCCTCGGCGCAGGTCGAGCTGGTGTTCGGCGGCGGCCTGACACTCTCGGGGCAGGCGCTGCAGTCCGACGTCCCGATTCGTAACGCCTCGATCTACGTCAGCTCACAGGGGACCAACACGGATGGTGACGGCCCCACCGACGCCGAGGGCCGCTTCTCGATCGACGGCCTCGAGGCCGGTGTCTACCGCGTCCAACTTCAGGACTTCCGTAGCGGATTGAGTTACAGCGAAGAGGTGGAGGTCACCTCCAATCGCGAAATCACGCTGAACGTTCCGAGCGGTGAGATCGTCGGACGTGTCACCGACGGCGGCGATCGCCGTGCGCTCGCTGGTGTAACGGTGACGCTCGAGGCTCCGGACGATGCCGGCCGATCCCCGTTCGCCAGCCACACCGCGACCAGCGATATCGACGGCAAATTCAGAGTTCTGGATGTCGGGGACGGCAACTGGACGCTACACGCACGCAAGAAGGGCTACAGCGCCCAGCAACAACAGGTCCAGGTTCAGTCGGGGCGCGGCCCCGAGAACCTTCGGCTGACGATGGATCCGACCGAGGGCATGACGCTCGAGACCCGTCTTCCCAACGGTCGGCCACCGGCCGAGGTCGACGTCGCCGTCATGACACCGTCCGGTGTCGCGCTCGTCCGAGACACCCTGGCAACCGGCGAGAACGGACGGGTACGTCTGACGACGGTGCCTCCCGGCGAGTGGGATGCGCTCGTTCAGGCGGGTGGCTCGGCCACGACCCGGGTACGGGCCCAATCGTCCGGCGCGACGACCGCCGTCAGCCTTCAACCGGCCTGCGAACTGGAAGTGGTAATCCCCGAACTGGGGCCCGGCGGGGCTCCGGCGACGATGACGATCACGGACAGCCGGGGACAGCCCTATCGAGCCCTCGGCTGGGGTGCCCAGCCGAGATCGGAATGGACGCTGTACTCCGGTCGAGGACGCCTGCGTCAGCTACCACCCGGCAGCTGGACGGTGCAGGTGCGCTCCGGCGACTCCAGCTGGCAGGGACAGGCAACGACCACGCCCGGGCAGCCGACGACGCTCACTCTCGAGTGA